The Leucobacter rhizosphaerae genome includes a region encoding these proteins:
- a CDS encoding biotin--[acetyl-CoA-carboxylase] ligase, with the protein MELTRTRAILPRVIWRESSPSTNLELRELAVQGVEAAPHGTLLATADQPAGRGRLGRGWVMPPDTAVAASFLIRGFGAGDPASLPASWLPLIAGSAVVRALQPLFGEGRRVGVKWPNDVHVRTEADAEEGNPGKKLCGILCEMLPGGSIVVGMGLNLLIPEWELPTDRATSLLAAGADVGRAESLADAEGQDLADRVLHDIAAELLRLVALAADDPAAVRIRVARHSLTLGSEVRVHLPDERIVDGRARELGSDGALVVDLPTGGELTVSAGDVQHLR; encoded by the coding sequence ATGGAACTGACCCGGACCCGCGCGATCCTCCCCCGGGTGATCTGGCGGGAGAGCTCTCCATCGACCAACCTCGAACTGCGGGAGCTCGCCGTGCAGGGAGTGGAGGCCGCACCGCACGGCACGCTCCTCGCCACGGCAGACCAGCCGGCGGGGCGCGGCCGACTGGGGCGGGGGTGGGTGATGCCGCCCGACACGGCAGTGGCGGCGTCGTTCCTGATCCGGGGATTCGGGGCGGGGGATCCGGCATCGCTGCCGGCGAGCTGGCTGCCGCTGATCGCGGGGTCGGCCGTCGTGCGCGCGCTGCAGCCGCTCTTCGGAGAGGGGCGGCGCGTCGGCGTCAAGTGGCCGAACGACGTGCACGTGCGTACGGAGGCCGACGCCGAGGAGGGGAACCCGGGCAAGAAGCTCTGCGGGATCCTGTGCGAGATGCTGCCCGGTGGATCGATCGTGGTGGGGATGGGGCTCAACCTGCTCATCCCCGAGTGGGAGCTGCCGACGGACCGGGCGACGTCGCTCCTGGCCGCGGGCGCCGACGTGGGGCGCGCCGAGTCGCTCGCCGACGCCGAGGGTCAGGATCTGGCGGACCGGGTGCTGCACGACATCGCCGCTGAGCTGCTGCGGCTCGTGGCGCTCGCCGCGGACGACCCGGCCGCGGTGCGGATCCGGGTCGCGCGGCACTCGCTGACCCTCGGCAGCGAGGTGCGGGTGCACCTGCCCGACGAGCGCATCGTCGACGGTCGGGCTCGCGAGCTCGGGTCGGACGGAGCGCTCGTCGTCGATCTGCCGACGGGCGGGGAGCTGACGGTGTCGGCGGGAGACGTCCAGCACCTGCGGTGA
- a CDS encoding acyl-CoA carboxylase subunit beta, with product MTADNTSEPDLTTTAGRIADHRRKYQEAVGDRDAAAAAKQHPRGKMTARERITALLDPGSFVEFDKYVKHRTQGFGMEHSRPFGDAVVTGAGTIHGRQVVVYAQDFTTFGGSLGEVAGEKIVKAMEFALKTGAPILGILDSGGARIQEGVVALSNYAKIFRLNTMCSGVIPQISLVMGPSAGGAVYSPALTDFVIMVDQTSHMFVTGPDVIKTVTGEEVGFEELGGALTHNKTSGVSHYLASDELDALDYARALISFLPDNNLAELPVYDSDTALEITAGDRRLNTLIPDSPNQPYDMKVVIEAILDGGDFLEVQPLFAPNMLIGFGRVEGRTVGIIANQPNQMAGTLNIDASEKAARFVRFCDAFSIPILTLVDVPGYLPGTDQEFQGVIRRGAKLLYAYAEATVPLVTIITRKAYGGAYIVMGSKQMGADFNIAWPTAEIAVMGGAGAVNILYRKELAAAAAAGEDVEALRAELTAKYTADVTSPFLAAERGELDNVLEPAGSRLAVIKALRGLRGKRTEQPAKKHGNIPL from the coding sequence GTGACTGCAGACAACACCTCTGAGCCCGACCTCACGACGACGGCCGGCCGCATCGCCGACCACCGCCGGAAGTACCAGGAGGCCGTGGGTGATCGTGACGCCGCAGCCGCCGCGAAGCAGCACCCGCGCGGCAAGATGACGGCGCGCGAGCGGATCACCGCGCTGCTGGATCCGGGATCCTTCGTCGAGTTCGACAAGTACGTCAAGCACCGCACGCAGGGCTTCGGTATGGAGCACAGCCGCCCGTTCGGCGACGCGGTCGTCACCGGTGCCGGCACGATCCATGGCCGCCAGGTCGTCGTGTACGCTCAGGACTTCACCACCTTCGGCGGGTCGCTCGGCGAGGTCGCCGGCGAGAAGATCGTCAAGGCGATGGAGTTCGCGCTGAAGACCGGCGCGCCGATCCTCGGCATTCTGGACTCGGGCGGGGCGCGGATCCAGGAGGGTGTGGTCGCGCTCTCGAACTACGCCAAGATCTTCCGTCTGAACACGATGTGCTCCGGCGTGATCCCGCAGATCTCGCTGGTCATGGGGCCGTCCGCGGGCGGCGCGGTGTACTCCCCGGCGCTCACCGACTTCGTGATCATGGTCGACCAGACGAGCCACATGTTCGTCACCGGCCCCGACGTCATCAAGACGGTCACCGGCGAGGAGGTCGGCTTCGAGGAGCTCGGCGGCGCGCTCACCCACAACAAGACCAGCGGCGTCTCGCACTACCTCGCGAGCGACGAGCTCGACGCGCTCGATTACGCCCGTGCGCTCATCAGCTTCCTCCCCGACAACAACCTCGCCGAGCTGCCCGTCTACGACAGCGACACGGCGCTCGAGATCACCGCGGGCGACCGGCGTCTGAACACGCTGATCCCGGACAGCCCGAATCAGCCGTACGACATGAAGGTCGTCATCGAGGCGATCCTCGACGGCGGCGACTTCCTCGAGGTGCAGCCGCTCTTCGCGCCGAACATGCTCATCGGCTTCGGCCGGGTCGAGGGCCGCACCGTCGGCATCATCGCGAACCAGCCGAACCAGATGGCCGGCACGCTGAACATCGACGCGAGCGAAAAGGCCGCGCGCTTCGTGCGGTTCTGCGACGCGTTCTCGATCCCGATCCTGACGCTCGTCGACGTGCCCGGCTACCTGCCCGGCACCGACCAGGAGTTCCAAGGCGTCATCCGTCGCGGCGCGAAGCTGCTGTACGCGTACGCCGAGGCGACCGTGCCCCTCGTTACGATCATCACCCGCAAGGCCTACGGCGGCGCGTACATCGTGATGGGGTCGAAGCAGATGGGCGCCGACTTCAACATCGCGTGGCCCACGGCCGAGATCGCCGTGATGGGCGGCGCCGGCGCCGTGAACATCCTGTACCGCAAGGAGCTCGCCGCGGCTGCGGCCGCCGGGGAGGACGTCGAGGCGCTGCGCGCGGAGCTCACCGCGAAGTACACCGCAGACGTCACGAGCCCGTTCCTCGCCGCCGAGCGCGGCGAGCTCGACAACGTGCTCGAGCCCGCCGGCAGCCGCCTCGCCGTGATCAAGGCGCTCCGCGGTCTCCGCGGCAAGCGCACCGAGCAGCCGGCCAAGAAGCACGGCAACATCCCGCTGTGA
- a CDS encoding deoxyguanosinetriphosphate triphosphohydrolase family protein: protein MTRESRRYAEREVSQHRSAAAGDPDLDLESSGTVPPRDPQAFRIDLERLRFSSYFARLSDVTQVVPRSGVGPVMHNRLTHSLKVSAVARVIASQLAGHATRHAEFARGERSEDDAVGAIVTRLGGCDTIVVQAAAHAHDLGHPPFGHLGERVLDRVARERLGLAEGFEGNAQTFRIVTQLDTLGRDFPGLNLTAAVRAATLKYPWTRAEWIGTSLDEISVTERPRGVGDDVVGGAEKFSAYALDAPEMAEALAAFPNIGRGVQTVECAVMDLADDIAYAVHDLDDFTRAGVLQQAAVSGEFRAWLDGAAEFAEMSLPDPATRWLAPGCALELLWRRLRLKDGWIADRDAFAAAVQRVSDEIGDALLAVPYDGGIESERAVSGFTRRWIEHLRTSIVVEAHPHVRSGHVRLNQQAWHEVMVLKFVHAHFVLERPELGQPQRGRARIVAGLALGFEEWLDDPADAVRAPRRLVEWIDEATEATFELRRDRPELLSGDVSDAGLVRQGRTRAILDYVSSFSDQQAITTYRALSGGDH, encoded by the coding sequence GTGACCCGGGAGTCCCGGCGCTATGCGGAGCGAGAGGTCTCCCAGCACCGCTCGGCGGCCGCGGGCGACCCGGATCTCGACCTCGAGTCGTCGGGCACGGTGCCGCCGCGGGATCCGCAGGCGTTTCGCATCGACCTCGAGCGCCTCCGCTTCTCCTCGTACTTCGCGCGACTCTCGGATGTCACCCAGGTGGTGCCGCGCTCCGGCGTGGGGCCCGTCATGCACAACCGGCTCACGCACTCCCTGAAGGTCAGTGCGGTCGCCCGCGTAATCGCGTCGCAGCTCGCGGGGCACGCGACGCGGCACGCCGAGTTCGCGCGGGGCGAGCGGAGCGAGGACGACGCCGTGGGAGCCATCGTCACTCGGCTCGGCGGCTGCGACACCATCGTCGTCCAGGCCGCCGCGCACGCCCACGACCTCGGTCACCCGCCGTTCGGGCACCTCGGCGAGCGGGTGCTCGACCGAGTCGCGCGCGAGCGGTTGGGGCTCGCGGAGGGGTTCGAGGGCAACGCGCAGACGTTCCGGATCGTGACGCAGCTGGATACGCTCGGACGCGATTTCCCGGGCCTGAACCTCACCGCCGCGGTGCGCGCGGCGACGCTGAAGTACCCGTGGACCCGGGCCGAGTGGATCGGCACGAGCCTCGACGAGATCTCCGTGACCGAGCGGCCGCGCGGGGTGGGCGACGATGTTGTGGGCGGCGCCGAGAAGTTCTCCGCCTACGCGCTCGACGCCCCGGAGATGGCGGAGGCGCTCGCCGCGTTCCCGAACATCGGCCGCGGTGTGCAGACGGTGGAGTGCGCCGTGATGGACCTCGCCGACGACATCGCGTACGCGGTGCACGACCTCGACGACTTCACCCGCGCGGGGGTGCTGCAGCAGGCGGCCGTCTCCGGGGAGTTCCGGGCCTGGCTCGACGGTGCCGCGGAGTTCGCCGAGATGTCCCTGCCGGATCCGGCGACCCGGTGGCTCGCTCCCGGCTGCGCGCTCGAGCTGCTGTGGCGTCGCCTCCGGCTCAAGGACGGCTGGATCGCGGACCGCGACGCCTTCGCGGCGGCGGTGCAGCGGGTGAGCGACGAGATCGGCGATGCGCTGCTCGCGGTGCCCTACGACGGCGGGATCGAGAGCGAGCGCGCCGTGTCGGGGTTCACGCGGCGATGGATCGAGCACCTCCGCACCTCGATCGTGGTCGAGGCGCACCCGCACGTACGGAGCGGGCACGTGCGACTGAACCAGCAGGCCTGGCACGAGGTGATGGTGCTGAAGTTCGTGCACGCACATTTCGTGCTGGAGCGTCCCGAGCTCGGGCAGCCGCAGCGGGGTCGCGCCCGCATCGTGGCCGGGCTCGCGCTCGGGTTCGAGGAGTGGCTCGATGATCCCGCCGACGCGGTGCGCGCGCCGCGCCGCCTGGTCGAGTGGATCGACGAGGCGACCGAGGCGACCTTTGAACTGCGCCGCGACCGTCCGGAGCTGCTGAGCGGCGATGTCAGCGACGCGGGTCTCGTGCGGCAGGGGCGCACGCGGGCGATCCTCGACTACGTCTCCTCGTTCAGCGATCAGCAGGCCATCACGACGTATCGAGCGCTCAGCGGGGGAGATCATTGA
- a CDS encoding RimK family alpha-L-glutamate ligase, with protein MKLAILSRAPQAYSTQRLHAAALDRGHSARVLNTLRFSIDLAGEDPDLLYRGKQLSDYDAILPRIGSSITYFGTAVVRQFEQMDVYTPNTANGISNARDKLRATQILSRHNIEMPATAFVRNRADVRPAIESVGGAPVVIKLLEGTQGIGVILAPQVKVAEAIIETLHSTRQNVLIQRFVSESRGRDVRALVVGDRVVAAMRRIASGDEFRSNVHRGGTVEAVQLDAAYEEAAVRAAQIMGLRVAGVDMLEGDEGPLVMEVNSSPGLQGIESATGLDVAGAIIDYIANQVNFPEIDVRQRLSVSTGYGVAELSMHAGAEHVGKTLGELGLWDRDITVLTLHRGVQVIPNPRKHVVLEAEDRLLCFGKLEEMRSMIPERKRRRARVRKLSKEARELADG; from the coding sequence TTGAAACTCGCGATCTTGTCGCGCGCCCCCCAGGCGTACTCGACGCAGCGGCTCCACGCCGCCGCGCTCGACCGCGGTCACTCCGCCCGTGTGCTCAACACGCTGCGCTTCTCGATCGACCTCGCGGGTGAGGATCCGGACCTCCTCTACCGCGGCAAGCAGCTGAGCGATTACGACGCGATCCTGCCCCGGATCGGCAGCTCGATCACCTACTTCGGCACGGCCGTGGTGCGGCAGTTCGAGCAGATGGACGTCTACACACCCAACACGGCGAACGGGATCTCGAACGCCCGCGACAAGCTGCGCGCGACCCAGATCCTCTCGCGCCACAACATCGAGATGCCGGCGACCGCGTTCGTGCGCAACCGCGCGGACGTGCGGCCCGCCATCGAGAGCGTCGGCGGTGCGCCGGTCGTGATCAAGCTGCTCGAGGGCACGCAGGGCATCGGAGTGATCCTCGCCCCGCAGGTCAAGGTCGCCGAGGCGATCATCGAGACGCTGCACTCGACCCGCCAGAACGTGCTGATCCAGCGCTTCGTGTCGGAGAGCCGGGGCCGCGACGTGCGTGCGCTCGTGGTCGGCGACCGTGTGGTCGCGGCGATGCGCCGGATCGCGAGCGGTGACGAGTTCCGCTCGAACGTGCATCGAGGTGGCACCGTCGAGGCCGTGCAGCTCGATGCGGCGTACGAGGAGGCCGCCGTGCGCGCGGCGCAGATCATGGGGCTGCGGGTCGCCGGCGTGGACATGCTGGAGGGCGACGAAGGGCCGCTCGTGATGGAGGTGAACTCCTCTCCCGGGCTGCAGGGCATCGAGAGCGCGACGGGGCTCGACGTCGCCGGCGCGATCATCGACTACATCGCGAACCAGGTGAACTTCCCCGAGATCGACGTGCGGCAGCGCCTCAGCGTCTCCACCGGCTACGGGGTGGCGGAGCTGTCGATGCACGCGGGCGCCGAGCACGTCGGCAAGACGCTCGGCGAGCTCGGGCTGTGGGATCGTGACATCACAGTACTGACCCTGCACCGCGGAGTGCAGGTGATCCCGAACCCGAGAAAGCACGTCGTGCTGGAAGCGGAGGATCGTCTCCTCTGCTTCGGCAAGCTGGAGGAGATGCGGTCGATGATCCCGGAGCGCAAGCGGCGCCGCGCGCGGGTGCGGAAGCTCTCCAAGGAGGCCCGGGAGCTCGCGGACGGCTGA
- a CDS encoding NUDIX hydrolase, with translation MSGSVTQAQEQLRALLQRGITLDIAAQGGLGDTPVRRSSVLILFGALDRTPAVDARSVQTIPPELDVLLTMRAAGMRHHAGQIAFPGGGAEPEDADVAATALREATEETGLDASGVEVLGALPEVHIPVSNNLVTPVVGWWTLPSEIAADSVESVEVFRAPVAELLDPSARGTSVLDRGGMHFRGPAFRLGPRFGGQVVWGFTGILLATLFDELGWAVPWDASREFPVRP, from the coding sequence ATGTCAGGCTCGGTCACTCAGGCGCAGGAGCAGCTTCGCGCGCTCCTGCAGCGGGGCATCACCCTCGACATCGCCGCCCAGGGCGGCCTCGGCGACACCCCGGTGCGCCGATCCTCCGTGCTCATCCTCTTCGGGGCGCTCGATCGCACCCCCGCGGTCGATGCCCGCTCGGTCCAGACGATCCCGCCCGAGCTCGACGTGCTCCTCACCATGCGCGCGGCAGGAATGCGGCATCACGCCGGCCAGATCGCCTTCCCTGGTGGGGGCGCGGAGCCGGAGGACGCCGATGTCGCCGCGACCGCGCTTCGCGAGGCGACCGAGGAGACCGGGCTCGATGCGAGCGGGGTCGAGGTGCTCGGCGCATTGCCGGAGGTGCACATCCCGGTGAGCAACAACCTCGTCACCCCGGTCGTCGGCTGGTGGACCCTTCCGAGCGAGATCGCCGCAGACTCCGTCGAGTCGGTCGAGGTGTTCCGGGCGCCGGTCGCGGAGCTGCTGGATCCGTCCGCGCGCGGCACGTCGGTGCTGGATCGGGGCGGGATGCACTTCCGCGGCCCGGCGTTCCGGCTCGGACCCCGCTTCGGCGGTCAGGTCGTCTGGGGCTTCACCGGGATCCTGCTCGCGACACTCTTCGACGAGCTGGGGTGGGCCGTGCCCTGGGACGCGTCGCGGGAGTTCCCCGTGCGGCCGTAG
- a CDS encoding class II aldolase/adducin family protein, with amino-acid sequence MSGTRIRDRGTRDRGRLVDELIAVGRDAVGRGLVLASAGNLSVRVSEREFLVTAKGSWLDRLTPESFALLTLDDDETGAPVDVGPEPSSEWKLHHRAYRARPDAECVLHLHPRTAVVLASLGRPIRRLTLDHAYYLGEIAVTPFFHNGTDELADTAAEALRDHDCVVMQHHGCSVVAGDVQMAYRRALNLEDAAQATALALQLGDLDTVFPDDTATHA; translated from the coding sequence ATGAGTGGCACACGGATTCGGGATCGCGGGACGCGGGATCGCGGACGCCTCGTCGACGAGCTCATCGCCGTCGGGCGCGACGCGGTGGGCCGCGGGCTCGTGCTCGCGAGCGCCGGCAACCTGTCGGTCCGGGTCTCCGAGCGCGAGTTCCTGGTGACGGCAAAGGGCAGCTGGCTGGATCGTCTCACCCCCGAGAGCTTTGCGCTCCTGACCCTGGACGACGACGAGACCGGTGCGCCGGTCGATGTCGGGCCGGAACCATCGAGCGAATGGAAGCTGCACCACCGCGCCTACCGCGCGCGTCCCGACGCCGAGTGCGTGCTGCACCTGCACCCGCGCACCGCCGTGGTGCTGGCGAGTCTCGGGCGGCCGATCCGGCGCCTCACGCTCGATCACGCCTATTACCTGGGCGAGATCGCGGTGACCCCGTTCTTCCACAACGGCACCGATGAACTCGCCGACACCGCCGCAGAGGCGCTTCGCGATCACGACTGCGTCGTGATGCAGCACCACGGATGCTCGGTCGTGGCCGGTGATGTGCAGATGGCGTACCGCCGTGCGCTCAACCTCGAGGACGCGGCGCAGGCGACGGCGCTCGCGCTGCAGCTGGGCGACTTGGACACGGTCTTCCCGGACGACACCGCGACCCACGCGTAG
- a CDS encoding ATP-dependent zinc protease family protein, whose translation MIGHHHSSTLTGWREWVRLPGVGVSWVKAKIDTGAQTSALHADGIAEFERDGTPWVRFTVQPWQLSESDTVTVELPIHDRRTVRSSSGHAQARLVVMMDIELAGRRIPAEVTLTDRDEMVFRMLIGREALRQGFIVDSSASFLGGKPPKEIRRKNRGLAA comes from the coding sequence GTGATCGGACACCACCATTCAAGCACTCTCACGGGTTGGCGTGAATGGGTGCGTCTGCCGGGCGTGGGAGTCTCCTGGGTGAAGGCCAAGATCGACACCGGCGCGCAGACCTCCGCCCTGCACGCCGACGGCATCGCGGAGTTCGAGCGCGACGGAACGCCGTGGGTGCGATTCACGGTGCAGCCGTGGCAGCTCTCGGAATCCGACACCGTGACCGTCGAGCTGCCGATCCACGATCGGCGCACCGTGCGCAGCTCCTCCGGCCACGCGCAGGCGAGGCTCGTGGTGATGATGGACATCGAGCTCGCGGGGCGGCGGATCCCGGCCGAAGTGACGCTCACGGACCGCGACGAGATGGTGTTCCGCATGCTCATCGGCCGCGAGGCGCTGCGGCAGGGGTTCATCGTGGACTCGAGCGCGTCGTTCCTGGGCGGAAAGCCCCCGAAGGAGATCCGCCGGAAGAACCGCGGGCTCGCGGCCTAG
- a CDS encoding diacylglycerol/lipid kinase family protein → MGDTQTETYGIVWNPSKADGGELQDALDAALRATLGPEDPAPEVLWFETTPEDPGQGATGEALDAGCTVVIAAGGDGTVRAVAERLGASGSPAADLGIVPLGTGNLLARNLGVPLSTPRAALERAFTRAAVPLDLGTIETTLADGSTASAGFVVMVGFGIDAQMIVETDDELKAKAGWLAYVESLGRAASSTEVVEFSLTLDDGEPVLEQAHTLLIANCGSIQGGITLLPDAAPDDGELDLLVLRADGVAAWLDTMRNMMWDNGLKRLITRAASAESSDTTTHLRATRVRVSLPRPLVIEVDGDEIGEVSDFTVSVAPALRVR, encoded by the coding sequence ATGGGCGACACGCAGACCGAGACGTACGGCATCGTCTGGAATCCGTCGAAGGCCGACGGCGGCGAGCTGCAGGACGCGCTCGACGCCGCGCTGCGCGCGACGCTCGGGCCCGAGGATCCCGCGCCCGAGGTGCTGTGGTTCGAGACGACCCCGGAGGATCCCGGCCAGGGCGCGACGGGCGAGGCGCTCGACGCGGGATGCACCGTCGTGATCGCCGCGGGTGGGGACGGCACCGTGCGAGCGGTGGCCGAGCGCCTCGGCGCCTCCGGCTCGCCCGCCGCGGACCTCGGGATCGTGCCGCTCGGCACCGGCAACCTGCTGGCGCGCAATCTGGGAGTGCCGCTCAGCACCCCGCGCGCCGCGCTCGAACGTGCGTTCACACGCGCTGCCGTGCCACTCGACCTCGGCACGATCGAGACGACCCTCGCCGACGGTTCGACCGCCAGCGCCGGCTTCGTGGTGATGGTCGGGTTCGGGATCGACGCGCAGATGATCGTCGAGACGGACGACGAGCTGAAGGCGAAGGCGGGCTGGCTCGCGTACGTCGAGTCGCTCGGTCGCGCCGCGTCGTCGACCGAGGTGGTGGAGTTCTCGCTGACGCTCGACGACGGCGAACCGGTGCTGGAGCAGGCGCACACCCTGCTCATCGCGAACTGCGGCAGCATTCAGGGCGGGATCACCCTGCTGCCGGATGCCGCACCCGACGACGGCGAGCTCGATCTGCTCGTGCTGCGCGCGGACGGTGTCGCGGCCTGGCTCGACACCATGCGCAACATGATGTGGGACAACGGACTGAAGCGGCTCATCACTCGCGCCGCATCGGCCGAGAGCTCGGACACGACGACCCACCTGCGCGCCACGCGCGTGCGGGTCTCCCTCCCGCGCCCGCTCGTGATCGAAGTCGACGGCGACGAGATTGGCGAGGTCTCCGACTTCACCGTGAGCGTGGCGCCGGCACTCCGCGTGCGGTAG
- a CDS encoding APC family permease gives MSDSSQPRLKRTLGLTGLTLFGVTYMTVITVFTTYGIVNQVTDGHLPAAYIVAVVAMLFTAASYGAMVRRYPVAGSAYTYSQQSFGGAAGFLTGWVMLLDYLFIPMINFMLIGIYLNTQFPDIPVWAFTLAALLLVLLFNILGITLVSKLNMAIIGLSVILVVVFVALSFKTAFGGDASVSLIEPFTFGEGGIGAIASGAAILALSFLGFDAVSTLSEEAKNPRKDIPRAIVLSTLVGGLLFIIVSWAGSLAFQPDWASLSQAEVDAAGTTVMDSFGVPWMTSFFVAVYVVGAFGSGMTGQVSVSRILYAMGRDGMLPKPLSRLHQRFGTPIVAAITVSVFALSALFLSLDTVAFMISFGALAAFAMVNLSVIRTYIFPKGGRREPLGARSIIVHLIFPLIGFALTIWLWTSLQPTTWIVGAIWLAVGVVIIAIVTGGFKRPVPKMDFSEQDPTTEQIDQLGEDFPFEGTRR, from the coding sequence GTGAGCGATTCGTCTCAACCCCGATTGAAGAGGACTCTCGGCCTGACCGGCCTGACCCTCTTCGGCGTCACCTACATGACCGTCATCACGGTCTTCACGACGTACGGCATCGTGAACCAGGTCACCGACGGGCACCTGCCCGCCGCCTACATCGTCGCGGTCGTCGCGATGCTCTTCACCGCGGCCAGCTACGGCGCCATGGTGCGGCGGTACCCGGTTGCGGGGTCTGCCTATACCTACTCGCAGCAGTCCTTCGGCGGCGCCGCGGGCTTCCTGACCGGCTGGGTCATGCTGCTCGACTACCTCTTCATCCCGATGATCAACTTCATGCTGATCGGGATCTACTTGAACACGCAGTTCCCGGACATCCCCGTGTGGGCGTTCACACTCGCCGCGCTGCTCCTCGTGCTGCTGTTCAACATCCTCGGCATCACGCTGGTCAGCAAGCTGAACATGGCGATCATCGGCCTCTCGGTGATCCTCGTCGTCGTCTTCGTGGCGCTCTCCTTCAAGACCGCGTTCGGCGGCGACGCCTCCGTCAGCCTCATCGAGCCCTTCACCTTCGGTGAGGGCGGCATCGGCGCCATCGCGTCGGGCGCCGCGATCCTCGCGCTGTCGTTCCTCGGCTTCGACGCCGTGTCCACGCTCTCCGAGGAGGCGAAGAACCCGCGCAAGGACATCCCCCGCGCCATCGTGCTCTCGACCCTCGTCGGCGGTCTGCTCTTCATCATCGTGTCGTGGGCCGGGTCGCTCGCGTTCCAGCCGGACTGGGCGAGCCTCAGCCAGGCCGAGGTCGACGCCGCCGGTACGACGGTCATGGACAGCTTCGGTGTGCCGTGGATGACCTCGTTCTTCGTCGCGGTGTACGTTGTCGGCGCGTTCGGCTCGGGCATGACCGGCCAGGTCTCCGTGTCGCGCATCCTGTACGCGATGGGCCGCGACGGCATGCTGCCGAAGCCGCTGTCGCGTCTGCACCAGCGCTTCGGCACGCCCATCGTCGCCGCCATCACGGTGTCGGTGTTCGCGCTCTCCGCGCTGTTCCTGTCGCTCGACACGGTCGCCTTCATGATCAGCTTCGGCGCGCTCGCCGCGTTCGCGATGGTCAACCTGTCGGTGATCCGCACGTACATCTTCCCGAAGGGCGGCCGGCGCGAGCCGCTGGGCGCGCGCAGCATCATCGTCCACCTCATCTTCCCGCTCATCGGCTTCGCGCTGACGATCTGGCTCTGGACGTCGCTGCAGCCCACGACCTGGATCGTCGGCGCCATCTGGCTGGCGGTCGGCGTGGTGATCATCGCGATCGTCACGGGCGGATTCAAGCGCCCCGTGCCGAAGATGGACTTTTCGGAGCAGGATCCCACCACGGAGCAGATCGACCAGCTCGGCGAGGACTTCCCGTTCGAGGGCACCCGCCGCTAG
- a CDS encoding YceI family protein, producing the protein MKKSQKVLIGVGVGVLIVGGAAAIAGPIIYRDFIAPPAAEAPSLSADEDVMNPSAGALDPTALAGTWEVADASEAGYRVDEVLNGTDVTVTGRTDQVEGRFTIDATGLTLEAAELTVDVASITTDSDQRDAYFRDQALRASENPTATFTLTSPVTLESAPDSGDVVQAEATGDLTIAGVTQTVTATVEVQSDGTTAAIAGSIPITFADFGVEAPSLGFVSVEPTGFVEFQLTADRA; encoded by the coding sequence GTGAAGAAATCCCAGAAGGTCCTCATCGGCGTCGGAGTCGGCGTCCTCATCGTCGGTGGCGCCGCCGCGATCGCGGGCCCCATCATCTACCGCGACTTCATCGCGCCCCCGGCTGCGGAGGCGCCCTCGCTGAGCGCCGATGAGGACGTCATGAACCCGTCCGCGGGCGCGCTGGACCCCACGGCGCTCGCCGGCACCTGGGAGGTCGCCGACGCCTCAGAGGCCGGCTACCGCGTCGACGAGGTGCTCAACGGCACGGACGTCACCGTCACCGGACGCACGGACCAGGTCGAGGGCCGCTTCACGATCGATGCCACCGGGCTCACCCTCGAGGCCGCGGAGCTCACCGTCGACGTGGCCTCCATCACCACCGACAGCGACCAGCGCGACGCGTACTTCCGCGATCAGGCACTGCGGGCTTCCGAGAACCCCACCGCGACCTTCACGCTCACGAGCCCGGTGACACTCGAGTCCGCCCCCGATTCCGGCGACGTCGTGCAGGCCGAGGCGACGGGCGACCTCACCATCGCCGGCGTCACGCAGACCGTCACCGCGACCGTCGAGGTGCAGAGCGACGGCACGACCGCCGCGATCGCCGGGTCGATCCCGATCACCTTCGCCGACTTCGGCGTCGAGGCGCCGAGTCTCGGATTCGTCTCCGTGGAGCCGACCGGATTCGTGGAGTTCCAGCTCACGGCCGACCGGGCGTAG